From Chiloscyllium punctatum isolate Juve2018m chromosome 36, sChiPun1.3, whole genome shotgun sequence, the proteins below share one genomic window:
- the LOC140461034 gene encoding uncharacterized protein, with the protein MQGMETIELWKSFTQASTLQRHRRIHTGERPFRCPECGKAFTQVSTLLRHQRVHTGERPFSCPECGKAFSDSSTLRSHQRVHNGERPFTCSQCGKGFTCSSNLRSHQRIHTGERPFSCPECRKAFSNSSALLRHQHVHTGERPFTCSQCGKGFTCSSTLQSHQRIHTGERPFSCSQCGKAFTHVSSLMTHQRIHTGERPFTCSQCGKGFTCSFNLQTHQRVHTGERPFSCPECGKAFTQVSTLLRHKRVHTGERPFSCPECGKAFSNSSTLLTHQRVHTGERPFTCSQCRKGFRYTSHLLTHRRVHTGERPFSCPECGKAFSTSSTLLRHQRIHTGERPFTCSQCGKGFTYSCNLWKHQRVHVPSQGD; encoded by the coding sequence ATGCAGGGAATGGAGACAATTGAACTGTGGAAaagctttacccaggcctccacccTGCAGAGACACCggcgtatccacacgggggagaggcccttcagatgcccagagtgtgggaaggcctttacccaggtctccaccctgctgaggcaccagcgtgtccacacgggggagaggcccttcagctgccccgagtgtgggaaggccttcagcgattcctccaccctgcggagtcaccagcgtgtccacaatggggagaggccgttcacctgctctcagtgcggaaagggcttcacctgctcctccaacctgcggagccaccagcgtatccacacgggggagaggcccttcagctgtcctgaatgcaggaaggccttcagtaattcctccgCCCTGTTGAGGCACCAAcatgtccacacgggggagaggccattcacctgctctcagtgcggaaagggcttcacctgctcctccaccctGCAGAGtcaccagcgtatccacacgggggagagacccttcagctgctctcagtgcgggaaggcctttacccacgtCTCCTCCCTGATGAcccaccagcgtatccacacgggggagaggccgttcacctgctctcagtgtgggaagggcttcacctgctccttcaACCTgcagacccaccagcgggtccacacgggggagaggccctttagctgcccagagtgtgggaaggcctttacccaggttTCCACCCTACTGAGGCACAAacgtgtccacacgggggagaggcccttcagctgccccgagtgcgggaaggccttcagcaattcctccaccctgctgacccaccagcgtgtccacacgggggagaggccattcacctgctctcagtgcaggaagggcttcaggtatacctcccacctgctgacccaccggcgggtccacacgggagagaggcccttcagctgccccgagtgtgggaaggctttCAGCACATCttccaccctgctgaggcaccagcggatccacaccggggagaggccgttcacctgctctcagtgcgggaagggcttcacctactCCTGCAACCTGTggaagcaccagcgagttcacgtgccatcgcagggggattga